One region of Zingiber officinale cultivar Zhangliang chromosome 7B, Zo_v1.1, whole genome shotgun sequence genomic DNA includes:
- the LOC122007028 gene encoding SUPPRESSOR OF ABI3-5-like isoform X7 has product MHERDIYLPPHAPGVWSHPRRNFDGEYALVRDSSKNVEPYHEMDSFGDPASYREADSFHDVDKFHDRYRSMERYSDEDSYHDYGYDRHGRLADRDREEVCSDYEIRHHSSHRSREGSRDRGFDHDRYNYDSDHERSKREGSWRRHGSHDRDHEKRGFGREKDQSPYRQRERSHSRGRDDQSRSRSPRSKSRRSHREDSYDDGWYERNDRRWDYDRDEKRYNDSSVAPSATVVVKGLSQKTTEEDLYQILAEWGPLRHVRVIKERNSGSSRGFAFIDFPDVDAAHKMMDGMGNSGLVIDGRKLFFEYSSKPTGGNGAPLGKESMGKSSYGHGKSITAPCDWTCLICGYLNFARRTSCFQCNEARTKDAPPADIASTNPASSGKRGSDLGPTHVLVVRGLDENADEEMLRYEFAKHAPVKDLRLVRDKFTHVSRGFAFVHFHSVEDATKALAATNGTTLEKNGQVLRVAYAKSIHGPGSGAPQSSSLAAAAIEAATFAQQYDAVGWAPKEYNPDKKQSTAGLGQSNAEALEHGSAPQSGFVWDDKSGYYYDAASGFYYDGNTGLYYDGNNGVWYSFDDQTQQYVPCNEQSNNKAVGDTTNETSKTSDATTSKRVVISAPATTVKSSEKASLPDAVQAAAAAALAAEKREKEKSREIKLASKSSLLANKKKMNNVLTMWKQRNHEGQSAHVVLDDKEPMNFTDDKANNSYSAPGASTAKNKTKADSASLNSSVHPSLSASRGAVHVVTSEALNTDSQIKPRPVSSSGGTIMGVIRGSGKGIIKPDTAFPVSVTGGTSLTTATAHPTETTSTSTPFKTDASALGSYASSSSAGRGKRRFSEAPVQSVSRDQPQSTYRDRAAERRNLYGSSSATGDDSSDMGYGDSNCDYPFRKGSLSVTGAMPFPPGVGGWAAGDTSDAENYEVITSDRALDENNVGNRMLRNMGWQGLGLGKDSSGIKEPVQAKAVDGRSGLGSQQRKTDPSLEAQAGDSYRTIIQKKAMARFRDMA; this is encoded by the exons ATGCATGAGAGGGATATTTATCTGCCGCCACATGCTCCTGGTGTCTGGTCTCATCCTAGAAGAAATTTTGATGGAGAATATGCACTCGTCAGGGATTCAAGCAAGAATGTTGAACCATATCATGAGATGGATAGTTTTGGTGACCCAGCAAGTTATCGTGAAGCTGATTCTTTTCATGATGTTGATAAGTTTCATGATAGGTACCGGAGCATGGAAAGATACAGTGATGAAGATAGTTATCATGATTATGGATATGACAGACATGGTAGGTTAGCGGATAGAGACCGAGAAGAAGTCTGCAGTGACTACGAAATACGACATCATTCATCCCATCGAAGTAGGGAAGGTTCTCGAGATAGAGGTTTTGATCATGATCGGTATAACTATGATTCTGATCATGAAAGAAGCAAGAGGGAAGGTAGTTGGCGAAGACATGGATCTCATGATCGCGATCATGAAAAGAGAGGTTTTGGCAGAGAAAAAGATCAAAGTCCATACAGACAACGTGAACGCTCACATTCTCGAGGCCGTGATGACCAATCTAGATCAAGATCTCCTCGAAGTAAAAGTCGTAGAAGCCATAGAGAGGATAGTTACGATGATGGGTGGTATGAGAGAAATGATAGACGATGGGATTATGATCGTGACGAAAAACGATATAATGACTCTTCTGTG GCTCCATCTGCTACAGTTGTTGTGAAGGGTTTATCACAAAAAACAACTGAAGAAGATTTATATCAAATTCTT GCTGAATGGGGACCACTTCGACATGTACGAGTTATTAAAGAGAGAAATTCTGGATCCTCTCGTGGTTTTGCTTTTATCGACTTCCCTGACGTG GATGCTGCTCATAAGATGATGGATGGCATGGGAAATAGTGGTCTTGTAATTGATGGAAGGAAGCTATTTTTCGAGTATAG TAGTAAGCCAACTGGTGGGAATGGTGCTCCTTTAGGGAAGGAAAGCATGGGTAAATCAAGCTATGGGCATGGGAAAAGCATTACTGCACCATGTGACTGGACATGCCTCATCTGTGGATATTTAAATTTTGCACGGCGAACATCCTGTTTCCAG TGCAATGAAGCTCGTACTAAGGATGCTCCTCCAGCTGATATAGCAAGCACAAATCCAGCATCATCAGGGAAGAGGGGTTCAGATCTAG GTCCTACTCATGTTTTAGTTGTACGGGGGTTGGATGAAAATGCAGATGAAGAAATGCTTCGTTATGAATTTGCCAAACACGCTCCTGTTAAG GATCTTCGCCTTGTCAGAGATAAATTCACCCATGTGTCTCGGGGatttgcttttgtgcattttcacTCG GTGGAAGATGCAACTAAAGCTCTTGCAGCTACAAACGGAACAACGCTGGAGAAGAACGGTCAAGTCTTACGTGTAGCATATGCTAAAAGTATTCATGGACCTGGATCTGGGGCTCCACAATCAAGCAGTCTTGCGGCAGCTGCTATTGAGGCAGCAACATTTGCTCAACAG taCGATGCTGTTGGTTGGGCACCAAAGGAGTACAACCCAGATAAAAAACAATCTACAGCTGGGCTTGGGCAAAGTAATGCTGAAGCTCTGGAACATGGTTCTGCACCACAATCTGGTTTTGTGTGGGATGATAAGTCTGGCTATTACTATGATGCGGCCTCTGGCTTCTATTATGATGGAAATACTG GTCTTTACTATGATGGGAACAATGGGGTTTGGTATTCTTTTGATGATCAAACTCAGCAGTATGTACCTTGTAATGAGCAGAGCAATAACAAGGCAGTTGGAGACACAACAAATGAAACTTCAAAGACTTCAGATGCAACCACAAGCAAAAGAGTTGTGATATCTGCACCTGCAACTACAGTGAAATCAAGTGAAAAAGCTTCATTGCCTGATGCAGTTCAGGCTGCTGCAGCAGCAGCGTTAGCAgcagagaaaagagaaaaagaaaaatctagAGAGATAAAGTTGGCATCCAAAAGTAGTCTTTTAGCAAATAAGAAGAAGATGAATAATGTCCTGACAATGTGGAAGCAAAGAAACCATGAGGGGCAGTCAGCCCATGTAGTTCTCGATGACAAGGAACCAATGAATTTTACCGATGATAAAGCAAACAATTCTTACTCTGCACCTGGAGCATCAACTGCAAAAAACAAGACAAAAGCTGATTCTGCAAGTTTGAATAGCTCAGTTCATCCATCTTTATCTGCTAGCCGTGGGGCTGTTCATGTTGTTACTTCTGAAGCACTGAACACTGATTCACAGATTAAGCCGAGACCTGTTAGTAGTTCAGGGGGCACAATCATGGGTGTTATAAGAGGTTCTGGAAAAGGGATTATAAAGCCTGATACAGCTTTTCCTGTCTCTGTCACTGGAGGTACCTCACTCACTACTGCAACAGCACACCCAACAGAAACAACATCCACTAGCACACCCTTCAAGACTGATGCCTCAGCGCTGGGTTCATATGCATCATCTTCATCTGCTGGACGTGGAAAACGCAGGTTTTCGGAGGCACCAGTGCAATCTGTTTCCAGAGATCAACCTCAGTCAACTTATAGAGATAGGgcagctgaaagaagaaatcttTATGGTTCATCATCTGCTACAGGGGATGATTCGTCAGATATGGGATATGGGGATTCAA ATTGTGATTACCCATTTCGAAAGGGTTCTTTATCAGTAACGGGAGCGATGCCCTTTCCCCCTGGAGTTGGGGGATGGGCTGCTGGCGATACAAGTGATGCTGAGAATTATGAAGTGATCACTTCTGATCGAGCTCTTGATGAAAACAATGTGGGAAACCGGATGCTTCGCAATATGGGTTGGCAAGGACTG GGACTTGGCAAAGACAGCAGCGGCATCAAGGAGCCTGTCCAGGCAAAAGCTGTGGATGGTAGGTCGGGGCTTGGAAGCCAGCAGAGGAAAACGGACCCATCACTAGAGGCACAAGCTGGTGATAGCTATCGAACCATCATTCAGAAGAAAGCTATGGCGAGATTCAGAGACATGGCATAA
- the LOC122007028 gene encoding SUPPRESSOR OF ABI3-5-like isoform X4 — MDPGHYGREQGWDTNSASEGYGPPHQQEFRFSGSYGGRRFLADGFPRDSGYPRNSFRNGMHERDIYLPPHAPGVWSHPRRNFDGEYALVRDSSKNVEPYHEMDSFGDPASYREADSFHDVDKFHDRYRSMERYSDEDSYHDYGYDRHGRLADRDREEVCSDYEIRHHSSHRSREGSRDRGFDHDRYNYDSDHERSKREGSWRRHGSHDRDHEKRGFGREKDQSPYRQRERSHSRGRDDQSRSRSPRSKSRRSHREDSYDDGWYERNDRRWDYDRDEKRYNDSSVAPSATVVVKGLSQKTTEEDLYQILAEWGPLRHVRVIKERNSGSSRGFAFIDFPDVDAAHKMMDGMGNSGLVIDGRKLFFEYSSKPTGGNGAPLGKESMGKSSYGHGKSITAPCDWTCLICGYLNFARRTSCFQCNEARTKDAPPADIASTNPASSGKRGSDLGPTHVLVVRGLDENADEEMLRYEFAKHAPVKDLRLVRDKFTHVSRGFAFVHFHSVEDATKALAATNGTTLEKNGQVLRVAYAKSIHGPGSGAPQSSSLAAAAIEAATFAQQYDAVGWAPKEYNPDKKQSTAGLGQSNAEALEHGSAPQSGFVWDDKSGYYYDAASGFYYDGNTGLYYDGNNGVWYSFDDQTQQYVPCNEQSNNKAVGDTTNETSKTSDATTSKRVVISAPATTVKSSEKASLPDAVQAAAAAALAAEKREKEKSREIKLASKSSLLANKKKMNNVLTMWKQRNHEGQSAHVVLDDKEPMNFTDDKANNSYSAPGASTAKNKTKADSASLNSSVHPSLSASRGAVHVVTSEALNTDSQIKPRPVSSSGGTIMGVIRGSGKGIIKPDTAFPVSVTGGTSLTTATAHPTETTSTSTPFKTDASALGSYASSSSAGRGKRRFSEAPVQSVSRDQPQSTYRDRAAERRNLYGSSSATGDDSSDMGYGDSNCDYPFRKGSLSVTGAMPFPPGVGGWAAGDTSDAENYEVITSDRALDENNVGNRMLRNMGWQGLGLGKDSSGIKEPVQAKAVDGRSGLGSQQRKTDPSLEAQAGDSYRTIIQKKAMARFRDMA; from the exons ATGGATCCTGGGCATTATGGTCGTGAACAAGGATGGGATACTAACAGC GCCTCAGAGGGGTATGGCCCTCCCCACCAGCAGGAGTTTAG GTTCAGTGGATCCTATGGTGGTAGGAGGTTCTTAGCAGATGGATTTCCCAGGGATTCTGGTTATCCAAGGAACTCTTTCCGTAATGGCATGCATGAGAGGGATATTTATCTGCCGCCACATGCTCCTGGTGTCTGGTCTCATCCTAGAAGAAATTTTGATGGAGAATATGCACTCGTCAGGGATTCAAGCAAGAATGTTGAACCATATCATGAGATGGATAGTTTTGGTGACCCAGCAAGTTATCGTGAAGCTGATTCTTTTCATGATGTTGATAAGTTTCATGATAGGTACCGGAGCATGGAAAGATACAGTGATGAAGATAGTTATCATGATTATGGATATGACAGACATGGTAGGTTAGCGGATAGAGACCGAGAAGAAGTCTGCAGTGACTACGAAATACGACATCATTCATCCCATCGAAGTAGGGAAGGTTCTCGAGATAGAGGTTTTGATCATGATCGGTATAACTATGATTCTGATCATGAAAGAAGCAAGAGGGAAGGTAGTTGGCGAAGACATGGATCTCATGATCGCGATCATGAAAAGAGAGGTTTTGGCAGAGAAAAAGATCAAAGTCCATACAGACAACGTGAACGCTCACATTCTCGAGGCCGTGATGACCAATCTAGATCAAGATCTCCTCGAAGTAAAAGTCGTAGAAGCCATAGAGAGGATAGTTACGATGATGGGTGGTATGAGAGAAATGATAGACGATGGGATTATGATCGTGACGAAAAACGATATAATGACTCTTCTGTG GCTCCATCTGCTACAGTTGTTGTGAAGGGTTTATCACAAAAAACAACTGAAGAAGATTTATATCAAATTCTT GCTGAATGGGGACCACTTCGACATGTACGAGTTATTAAAGAGAGAAATTCTGGATCCTCTCGTGGTTTTGCTTTTATCGACTTCCCTGACGTG GATGCTGCTCATAAGATGATGGATGGCATGGGAAATAGTGGTCTTGTAATTGATGGAAGGAAGCTATTTTTCGAGTATAG TAGTAAGCCAACTGGTGGGAATGGTGCTCCTTTAGGGAAGGAAAGCATGGGTAAATCAAGCTATGGGCATGGGAAAAGCATTACTGCACCATGTGACTGGACATGCCTCATCTGTGGATATTTAAATTTTGCACGGCGAACATCCTGTTTCCAG TGCAATGAAGCTCGTACTAAGGATGCTCCTCCAGCTGATATAGCAAGCACAAATCCAGCATCATCAGGGAAGAGGGGTTCAGATCTAG GTCCTACTCATGTTTTAGTTGTACGGGGGTTGGATGAAAATGCAGATGAAGAAATGCTTCGTTATGAATTTGCCAAACACGCTCCTGTTAAG GATCTTCGCCTTGTCAGAGATAAATTCACCCATGTGTCTCGGGGatttgcttttgtgcattttcacTCG GTGGAAGATGCAACTAAAGCTCTTGCAGCTACAAACGGAACAACGCTGGAGAAGAACGGTCAAGTCTTACGTGTAGCATATGCTAAAAGTATTCATGGACCTGGATCTGGGGCTCCACAATCAAGCAGTCTTGCGGCAGCTGCTATTGAGGCAGCAACATTTGCTCAACAG taCGATGCTGTTGGTTGGGCACCAAAGGAGTACAACCCAGATAAAAAACAATCTACAGCTGGGCTTGGGCAAAGTAATGCTGAAGCTCTGGAACATGGTTCTGCACCACAATCTGGTTTTGTGTGGGATGATAAGTCTGGCTATTACTATGATGCGGCCTCTGGCTTCTATTATGATGGAAATACTG GTCTTTACTATGATGGGAACAATGGGGTTTGGTATTCTTTTGATGATCAAACTCAGCAGTATGTACCTTGTAATGAGCAGAGCAATAACAAGGCAGTTGGAGACACAACAAATGAAACTTCAAAGACTTCAGATGCAACCACAAGCAAAAGAGTTGTGATATCTGCACCTGCAACTACAGTGAAATCAAGTGAAAAAGCTTCATTGCCTGATGCAGTTCAGGCTGCTGCAGCAGCAGCGTTAGCAgcagagaaaagagaaaaagaaaaatctagAGAGATAAAGTTGGCATCCAAAAGTAGTCTTTTAGCAAATAAGAAGAAGATGAATAATGTCCTGACAATGTGGAAGCAAAGAAACCATGAGGGGCAGTCAGCCCATGTAGTTCTCGATGACAAGGAACCAATGAATTTTACCGATGATAAAGCAAACAATTCTTACTCTGCACCTGGAGCATCAACTGCAAAAAACAAGACAAAAGCTGATTCTGCAAGTTTGAATAGCTCAGTTCATCCATCTTTATCTGCTAGCCGTGGGGCTGTTCATGTTGTTACTTCTGAAGCACTGAACACTGATTCACAGATTAAGCCGAGACCTGTTAGTAGTTCAGGGGGCACAATCATGGGTGTTATAAGAGGTTCTGGAAAAGGGATTATAAAGCCTGATACAGCTTTTCCTGTCTCTGTCACTGGAGGTACCTCACTCACTACTGCAACAGCACACCCAACAGAAACAACATCCACTAGCACACCCTTCAAGACTGATGCCTCAGCGCTGGGTTCATATGCATCATCTTCATCTGCTGGACGTGGAAAACGCAGGTTTTCGGAGGCACCAGTGCAATCTGTTTCCAGAGATCAACCTCAGTCAACTTATAGAGATAGGgcagctgaaagaagaaatcttTATGGTTCATCATCTGCTACAGGGGATGATTCGTCAGATATGGGATATGGGGATTCAA ATTGTGATTACCCATTTCGAAAGGGTTCTTTATCAGTAACGGGAGCGATGCCCTTTCCCCCTGGAGTTGGGGGATGGGCTGCTGGCGATACAAGTGATGCTGAGAATTATGAAGTGATCACTTCTGATCGAGCTCTTGATGAAAACAATGTGGGAAACCGGATGCTTCGCAATATGGGTTGGCAAGGACTG GGACTTGGCAAAGACAGCAGCGGCATCAAGGAGCCTGTCCAGGCAAAAGCTGTGGATGGTAGGTCGGGGCTTGGAAGCCAGCAGAGGAAAACGGACCCATCACTAGAGGCACAAGCTGGTGATAGCTATCGAACCATCATTCAGAAGAAAGCTATGGCGAGATTCAGAGACATGGCATAA